In Cydia amplana chromosome 25, ilCydAmpl1.1, whole genome shotgun sequence, one genomic interval encodes:
- the LOC134659619 gene encoding heterogeneous nuclear ribonucleoprotein A3-like isoform X2, translating into MWAGPGHVDDGTGGVHFVDGQPVHDGNFGGSNLVHGGIDVADGNFGGSNIVHDGINVADGNFGGSNFVDGGYGGVNVVEGDYGGVNVVDGGYGGGSAMRAFSGEVEAEPEAEEPAEAEEEPEEAE; encoded by the exons ATGTGGGCCGGACCTGGACACGTCGATGATGGCACCGGAGGCGTTCACTTTGTGGACGGACAg CCAGTCCATGACGGCAATTTCGGTGGATCAAATCTCGTCCATGGAGGAATTGACGTAGCTGATGGCAATTTCGGTGGATCAAACATCGTACACGACGGAATTAATGTCGCAGACGGCAATTTCGGTGGATCCAATTTTGTAGATGGAGGGTATGGTGGGGTAAATGTGGTAGAAGGTGACTATGGTGGAGTAAATGTGGTAGATG GTGGTTATGGAGGGGGGTCAGCAATGAGGGCGTTTAGCGGGGAAGTGGAAGCGGAACCGGAAGCGGAAGAACCGGCGGAAGCGGAGGAGGAGCCAGAAGAAgcagaataa
- the LOC134659619 gene encoding keratin, type II cytoskeletal 1-like isoform X1, translating into MWAGPGHVDDGTGGVHFVDGQPVHDGNFGGSNLVHGGIDVADGNFGGSNIVHDGINVADGNFGGSNFVDGGYGGVNVVEGDYGGVNVVDGDYGGVNVVEGGYGGGSAMRAFSGEVEAEPEAEEPAEAEEEPEEAE; encoded by the exons ATGTGGGCCGGACCTGGACACGTCGATGATGGCACCGGAGGCGTTCACTTTGTGGACGGACAg CCAGTCCATGACGGCAATTTCGGTGGATCAAATCTCGTCCATGGAGGAATTGACGTAGCTGATGGCAATTTCGGTGGATCAAACATCGTACACGACGGAATTAATGTCGCAGACGGCAATTTCGGTGGATCCAATTTTGTAGATGGAGGGTATGGTGGGGTAAATGTGGTAGAAGGTGACTATGGTGGAGTAAATGTGGTAGATGGTGACTATGGTGGGGTAAATGTGGTAGAAGGTGGTTATGGAGGGGGGTCAGCAATGAGGGCGTTTAGCGGGGAAGTGGAAGCGGAACCGGAAGCGGAAGAACCGGCGGAAGCGGAGGAGGAGCCAGAAGAAgcagaataa
- the LOC134659454 gene encoding uncharacterized protein LOC134659454: MASLRYVVAVVLVTVLVYCSALHPLVRRLQFHVNSCSNETPECMHQCIFKKMGIVNKNGQYVERKAVEWMKIATDKKILTRSQTIKIAKTCNSVNKSSSKRSKGCHLAEQVSVCMHNEMLKVCS; encoded by the exons atggcgtccCTGCGCTACGTGGTCGCCGTGGTCCTGGTGACCGTTTTGGTTTATTGTTCT gcacTACATCCCCTAGTTAGAAGATTGCAGTTTCACGTTAATTCTTGCTCAAACGAGACGCCAGAATGTATGCATCAGTGTATCTTCAAGAAAATGGGAATT GTAAATAAGAACGGCCAGTACGTGGAGAGGAAAGCAGTAGAATGGATGAAAATTGCGACAGATAAAAAAATTCTTACACGATCGCAAACTATCAAAATTGCTAAAACATGCAACAGTG TAAACAAGAGTTCCAGTAAGCGGAGTAAGGGCTGTCATCTGGCTGAGCAAGTGTCGGTGTGCATGCATAATGAAATGCTGAAGGTATGCagctaa